A window from Kovacikia minuta CCNUW1 encodes these proteins:
- the typA gene encoding translational GTPase TypA produces MTLPIRNVAIIAHVDHGKTTLVDALLKQAGTFREGEDVPDCVMDSNDLERERGITILAKNTAVHYKDTLINIVDTPGHADFGGEVERVLGMVDGCLLIVDANEGPMPQTRFVLKKALEKGLRPIVLVNKIDRPQADPHGAIDKVLDLFLELGADDDQCEFPYLFASGLAGYAISHLEEEPVDMKPLFDAFLHHVPPPVGNPDKPLQLQVTTLDYSDYLGRIVIGKIHNGIIRVGQQAALITESGAITKAKISKLMGFDGLKRIDIEQASAGNIVAVAGFADANIGETITDPENPQALPLIKVDEPTLQMTFSVNDSPFAGQEGKLVTSRQVRDRLFRELETNVALRVEETDSPDKFLVSGRGELHLGILIETMRREGYEFQVSQPQVIYREVNGQPCEPYETLVLDVPEEGVGSCIERLGQRKGEMQDMQVGANGRTQLEFVIPARGLIGFRGEFMRLTRGNGIMNHSFLDYRAISGEIEARRNGVLISL; encoded by the coding sequence ATGACTCTCCCGATTCGCAATGTTGCCATCATTGCCCACGTTGACCACGGCAAAACCACACTCGTCGATGCACTGCTTAAGCAAGCGGGTACATTTCGTGAAGGGGAGGACGTGCCAGATTGTGTGATGGACTCCAACGATCTGGAACGGGAACGGGGAATTACAATCCTGGCAAAAAATACAGCAGTTCACTATAAAGACACGCTGATCAACATTGTTGATACCCCCGGTCACGCCGACTTTGGCGGTGAGGTAGAGCGGGTGTTGGGAATGGTTGATGGCTGCCTGCTGATTGTGGATGCGAACGAAGGTCCCATGCCCCAGACGCGCTTTGTGCTGAAAAAAGCTCTGGAAAAAGGACTGCGCCCGATTGTCCTGGTTAACAAAATTGACCGTCCCCAGGCAGATCCCCACGGTGCGATCGACAAAGTGCTGGATTTGTTTTTGGAATTGGGGGCAGATGACGACCAGTGCGAGTTTCCCTATCTGTTTGCCTCTGGCTTGGCAGGCTATGCAATCTCGCACCTGGAAGAGGAACCGGTTGACATGAAGCCTCTGTTCGATGCATTTCTACACCATGTTCCGCCCCCAGTCGGCAACCCAGACAAACCTCTTCAACTGCAAGTTACCACGCTCGACTACTCCGATTACCTGGGGCGGATTGTGATTGGCAAAATTCACAACGGTATAATTCGGGTCGGGCAACAGGCAGCGTTGATTACTGAAAGTGGGGCAATCACTAAAGCCAAAATCAGTAAGCTGATGGGCTTTGATGGACTAAAACGGATTGATATTGAGCAGGCTTCGGCGGGCAATATTGTTGCGGTTGCTGGGTTTGCCGATGCTAACATTGGCGAAACCATCACCGATCCCGAAAATCCCCAGGCGTTGCCGTTGATTAAAGTCGATGAGCCAACCTTGCAAATGACCTTTTCGGTAAATGATTCACCCTTTGCAGGGCAGGAAGGGAAGCTGGTAACCTCGCGGCAGGTCCGCGATCGCCTTTTCCGCGAATTAGAAACCAATGTTGCCCTGCGGGTTGAAGAAACTGACTCCCCCGACAAATTCCTGGTATCGGGTCGGGGAGAACTCCACCTGGGGATTTTGATCGAAACGATGCGTCGGGAAGGCTATGAATTTCAGGTTTCCCAACCCCAGGTGATTTACCGCGAGGTGAATGGACAACCCTGCGAACCCTATGAAACGTTAGTGCTAGATGTTCCTGAAGAGGGCGTTGGCAGTTGTATTGAACGCCTGGGGCAGCGTAAGGGTGAAATGCAGGATATGCAGGTGGGAGCCAACGGACGCACCCAACTTGAATTTGTGATTCCAGCACGGGGGTTAATTGGCTTCCGGGGCGAGTTCATGCGCCTGACGCGAGGCAATGGCATTATGAACCATAGCTTCCTCGATTACCGTGCGATTTCTGGCGAAATTGAAGCCCGTCGGAATGGAGTTCTAATTTCCTTGTGA